A single window of Gemmatimonadaceae bacterium DNA harbors:
- a CDS encoding protochlorophyllide reductase: MSAPTVIITGASSGVGLYGAAALARRGWHVVMACRDLAKAQAAAAALQIPSEAHTLLPIDLGVQQSVRDFVAAFRALGRPLDALVCNAAVYLPRLTEPARSPEGYEISVATNHFGHFLLANLLLPDLEASAHASRRLIILGTVTANYEEFGGKIPIPAPADLGNLEGLEAGFRAPIAMINGKAFKPGKAYKDSKLCNMITGRELHRRYHARTGIVFNTLYPGCVADTPLFRHTPRAFQVIFPWFQKNITKGYVTQELAGDRLAQVVADPAFGAQSGVHWSWGNRQREGRAAFAQPLTARAQDEQLGKRLWDLTAQCVGVASPVR, translated from the coding sequence ATGTCCGCTCCGACTGTCATCATCACCGGCGCCTCCTCGGGCGTCGGCCTCTACGGCGCCGCGGCGCTCGCCCGGCGTGGCTGGCACGTCGTCATGGCCTGCCGCGACCTCGCCAAGGCGCAGGCGGCCGCGGCTGCGCTCCAGATCCCGAGTGAGGCGCACACGCTACTGCCCATCGATCTGGGCGTGCAGCAGAGCGTCCGCGATTTTGTGGCGGCCTTCCGGGCGCTCGGGCGTCCGCTCGATGCGCTGGTGTGCAACGCGGCAGTCTATCTGCCACGCCTCACCGAGCCGGCGCGGTCTCCCGAGGGATACGAGATCAGCGTGGCCACGAATCACTTCGGCCACTTTCTGCTGGCGAACCTGCTCCTCCCCGATCTCGAGGCCAGCGCGCACGCGTCGCGCCGCCTGATCATCCTGGGCACCGTCACGGCCAACTACGAGGAGTTCGGCGGCAAGATCCCGATCCCGGCCCCCGCGGACCTCGGGAATCTCGAAGGGCTCGAAGCGGGCTTCCGCGCGCCGATCGCGATGATCAACGGCAAGGCCTTCAAGCCCGGCAAGGCGTACAAGGACAGCAAGCTGTGCAACATGATCACCGGCCGCGAACTGCATCGCCGGTACCACGCGCGCACGGGCATCGTCTTCAACACGCTGTATCCGGGGTGTGTGGCCGATACGCCGCTCTTCCGCCACACGCCGCGCGCCTTCCAGGTGATCTTCCCGTGGTTTCAGAAGAACATCACCAAGGGCTATGTGACGCAGGAGCTCGCGGGCGATCGGCTCGCGCAGGTCGTGGCCGATCCGGCGTTCGGCGCGCAAAGCGGCGTGCACTGGAGCTGGGGCAACCGTCAGCGCGAAGGGCGCGCGGCGTTCGCGCAGCCGCTCACGGCACGCGCGCAGGATGAACAGCTCGGCAAGCGCCTCTGGGATCTCACGGCGCAGTGTGTCGGAGTGGCATCGCCCGTGCGCTGA
- a CDS encoding patatin-like phospholipase family protein — translation MRASPLTLRAGPRALAILRERGLRAEDVDILPGASGGAKWLGIAGLDRYLFGTFLQTPRTRPLHGIGSSIGSWRLACLGQRDPLAALARGHEAYIHHQRYSKHPSPREVTEVLTRCLDHLLGASGVDEILAHPTLRVHVITAEARGAAASAQRLVLGTALAFAAAANVVSRRTLALQVRRTIFHAAGDESPFLHLRDLPTVHRPLTRENARAVLLASGSIPLLLEGVRIPETPGVHWDGGVTDYHLDLDYGAGDGLVLFPHFYEHIVPGWFDKSLRWRRAGAANFSRTLLIAPSAAFVRSLPGGKIPDRKDFYALSDSARAERWEEVARRSSVLGEALHELIATNRVAEACTPWVP, via the coding sequence ATGCGCGCCAGCCCGCTCACGTTGCGCGCCGGTCCGCGGGCGCTCGCAATCCTGCGGGAGCGTGGCCTGCGCGCGGAGGACGTGGACATTCTCCCCGGTGCGTCGGGTGGCGCCAAATGGCTCGGTATCGCCGGCCTCGATCGCTATCTGTTCGGCACCTTCCTGCAGACACCACGCACCCGCCCGCTCCACGGGATCGGCAGCTCGATCGGCTCGTGGCGGTTGGCGTGTCTCGGGCAGCGTGATCCGCTCGCCGCGCTCGCGCGGGGGCACGAGGCGTACATCCATCACCAGCGCTACTCAAAGCATCCGAGTCCGCGCGAGGTGACCGAGGTGCTCACCCGCTGCCTCGATCATCTGCTGGGAGCCAGCGGCGTGGACGAGATTCTCGCGCATCCCACGCTGCGCGTGCACGTGATCACCGCCGAGGCGCGCGGGGCGGCGGCCAGTGCACAGCGCCTGGTGCTGGGCACCGCGCTGGCCTTCGCCGCTGCCGCCAATGTCGTGTCGCGCCGCACACTCGCGCTCCAGGTCCGCCGCACGATCTTTCACGCCGCCGGCGACGAGTCGCCGTTCCTGCACCTGCGCGATCTGCCCACGGTGCATCGCCCGCTCACGCGCGAGAATGCGCGTGCCGTGTTGCTCGCCTCGGGATCGATTCCGCTCCTGCTTGAAGGCGTGCGCATTCCCGAGACGCCCGGCGTGCACTGGGATGGCGGCGTGACCGACTACCATCTGGATCTCGACTACGGCGCCGGTGATGGACTCGTGCTCTTCCCGCACTTCTACGAGCACATCGTACCGGGATGGTTCGACAAGTCCCTGCGGTGGCGACGCGCGGGCGCGGCCAACTTTTCGCGCACGCTGCTCATTGCGCCGAGTGCGGCCTTCGTGCGCTCCCTGCCCGGTGGCAAGATTCCCGACCGGAAGGATTTCTATGCGCTCTCCGACAGCGCGCGCGCCGAGCGGTGGGAGGAGGTCGCTCGCCGCAGCAGTGTGCTGGGTGAAGCGCTGCACGAACTGATCGCCACCAATCGGGTGGCCGAGGCCTGCACCCCCTGGGTCCCGTAG
- a CDS encoding protein phosphatase 2C domain-containing protein, translating to MSTSMNANAPAVRPRDDELDLFGLTHPGRVRTVNQDQFLLCTVHPQVVVHGTSLDRDAIAARGERLATIMLVADGVGGSVDGSEASRLATIAITEYFASTMRCWHTAGSASEEEFTSALSAAALQAHRRVREESAVQFDGRIMATTLSVAIVVWPWLYVVQVGDSRCYHYANGTLRQLTRDQTLAQELIDRGALTRERAQQSPLQHVLASAIGAEEAMPEVTRLEISARGHITLVCSDGLTKHVTDAEIAAECERMTSSRQLCETLLAMALERGGTDNVTIVVGRARP from the coding sequence ATGTCCACGTCGATGAATGCCAATGCCCCAGCGGTGCGCCCTCGCGATGATGAACTGGACCTGTTTGGGCTGACGCACCCGGGCCGGGTCCGCACGGTCAATCAGGATCAGTTCCTCCTCTGCACGGTGCACCCGCAGGTGGTGGTCCATGGCACCAGCCTCGATCGGGACGCCATCGCCGCCCGCGGCGAACGGCTGGCGACGATCATGCTCGTGGCCGACGGCGTGGGCGGCAGTGTGGACGGCAGCGAAGCAAGCCGCCTGGCGACGATCGCGATCACCGAGTACTTCGCGTCCACCATGCGCTGCTGGCACACCGCAGGATCGGCCAGCGAGGAGGAGTTCACCTCGGCGCTATCGGCCGCCGCGCTCCAGGCCCATCGACGGGTCCGGGAGGAGTCGGCTGTGCAGTTCGACGGCCGCATCATGGCCACGACGCTCAGTGTGGCGATCGTGGTCTGGCCGTGGCTCTATGTCGTGCAGGTCGGCGACAGTCGATGCTATCACTACGCCAACGGCACCCTACGCCAGCTCACCCGCGATCAGACGCTGGCCCAGGAGCTGATCGACCGCGGCGCGCTCACGCGTGAACGCGCACAGCAGTCGCCGCTGCAGCACGTCCTCGCGAGCGCAATCGGCGCCGAGGAAGCGATGCCCGAGGTCACTCGGCTCGAAATCAGCGCCCGCGGCCACATCACGCTGGTGTGCAGCGACGGACTCACGAAGCACGTGACCGACGCCGAGATCGCCGCCGAGTGCGAGCGCATGACGAGCTCGCGGCAGCTGTGCGAGACGCTGCTGGCGATGGCGCTGGAGCGCGGGGGGACGGATAACGTGACGATTGTGGTGGGGCGGGCGAGACCGTAG